One part of the Candidatus Wallbacteria bacterium genome encodes these proteins:
- a CDS encoding adenylate/guanylate cyclase domain-containing protein, which yields MSRKKFLFSFQFSISSAFISVVLFTACLLGVSTYFMVSSFIREQIRERLHDSVSIAAQQIDTEKHRTLLTRSDEISAAYQEIKESLRKVKANCKDFKYIYTMRRSSGDVYFVVDAEDDPTKVSHIGDLYDEPTEPMLAAFNPPYETQVEKEFNTDKWGTFLSSYAPLFDKEGKFEGILGIDISADKIIRYERLQVSMQFFISLLVLVLVIVIAIELSRKISQPLLAISRDMQKVQKFEIEDEIQINSRIMEMNHMKDAIENMKKGLRSFKKYVPAEIVSELISLKKEAVLSAERRELSIFFSDIESFSRIAEKYAPEKLAEDLDLYFRVMTSIILENHGTLDKYIGDAIMAFWGAPRQIENHAVLACLTALKCCRDLSLHEKEWMEKGLPLFKTRFGINTGPVVVGNIGYSERLNYTILGDNVNLANRLEGLNKYYGTQIMISEFTYQRSKTEVEARLLDIVAVKGKSQGIGVYELVSERGSLSSEFKRFIDLFNEGMEIYMAQKWAEARKLFEELKKSKPDDKPAQIILARCVQYEADPPHDWTGVTHMHEK from the coding sequence ATGAGCAGAAAAAAGTTTTTATTCAGCTTCCAGTTCAGCATCAGCAGCGCATTCATTTCAGTCGTGCTGTTCACAGCCTGTCTGCTTGGAGTGAGCACATACTTCATGGTCAGCTCGTTTATCAGAGAGCAGATCCGCGAGCGCCTGCATGACTCGGTCTCCATTGCGGCTCAGCAGATTGACACTGAGAAGCACAGGACATTATTGACACGGAGCGACGAAATTTCCGCAGCATACCAGGAGATCAAGGAATCGCTCAGGAAAGTAAAGGCAAACTGCAAAGATTTCAAGTATATCTATACCATGCGCCGGAGTAGCGGAGACGTCTATTTTGTAGTGGATGCTGAAGACGACCCGACAAAAGTCAGTCACATCGGTGACCTGTATGATGAACCCACAGAACCGATGCTGGCAGCTTTCAATCCTCCCTATGAAACCCAGGTGGAAAAAGAGTTCAACACTGACAAGTGGGGCACTTTCCTCTCCAGTTATGCTCCGCTTTTCGATAAGGAGGGGAAATTCGAAGGAATTCTGGGGATCGACATTTCAGCCGACAAAATTATCAGATATGAACGGCTCCAGGTCAGCATGCAGTTCTTCATTTCACTGCTCGTTCTAGTCCTGGTGATCGTGATCGCGATTGAACTGTCCAGAAAAATCAGCCAGCCGCTGCTCGCCATCTCCAGAGACATGCAGAAAGTTCAGAAATTTGAAATCGAGGATGAGATCCAGATCAATTCCCGGATCATGGAAATGAATCACATGAAGGACGCGATCGAGAATATGAAGAAAGGGCTGAGGTCCTTTAAGAAATATGTCCCTGCGGAAATAGTGAGCGAGTTGATCAGCTTGAAAAAAGAAGCTGTGCTGAGCGCGGAGCGAAGGGAACTGAGCATCTTTTTTTCCGACATCGAGAGCTTTTCCAGGATCGCTGAAAAGTACGCCCCTGAAAAGCTGGCGGAAGACCTGGATCTGTATTTCCGCGTAATGACCAGTATCATCCTGGAGAATCACGGCACCCTGGATAAATACATAGGAGATGCGATCATGGCCTTCTGGGGAGCTCCGCGGCAGATCGAAAATCACGCTGTCCTTGCTTGTCTCACGGCACTCAAGTGCTGCAGGGATCTCTCACTCCATGAAAAAGAATGGATGGAAAAAGGGCTGCCGCTTTTCAAAACCCGCTTCGGCATTAACACCGGCCCGGTTGTGGTCGGAAACATCGGCTATTCTGAGAGGCTGAATTACACCATTCTGGGCGACAATGTGAATCTGGCCAATCGTCTGGAAGGACTTAACAAGTATTACGGCACGCAGATCATGATCAGCGAATTCACCTACCAGAGATCCAAAACCGAGGTCGAAGCCAGGCTGCTGGACATAGTCGCGGTCAAGGGTAAATCTCAGGGTATCGGAGTGTATGAACTTGTTTCTGAGCGGGGGAGTCTCAGCTCTGAATTCAAACGATTCATCGATTTGTTTAATGAAGGCATGGAAATTTACATGGCGCAGAAATGGGCCGAAGCCAGAAAGCTGTTCGAAGAACTGAAAAAAAGTAAACCCGACGACAAACCAGCGCAGATCATTCTTGCCCGCTGTGTCCAGTACGAAGCCGATCCGCCACATGACTGGACCGGCGTGACTCACATGCATGAAAAGTAA
- a CDS encoding metal ABC transporter ATP-binding protein yields MKYQSCDHCCTRIEGITVRYGSKTVLDNVNLHINCRELLAIVGPNGAGKTTLLKALLGEIKYEGKQEFRLMGKPARPTIGYVPQKVVLDPETPVSVLDLFAAAVAGRPCWLSIGKRIRKTAAEALEMVTAGNLIRRRLCDLSGGELQRVLLALAISPVPNLLLLDEAMAAVDVGGISLFYDVINRLKKIHDISIILVTHDIAGVAQYADRMVLLDRKVVADGDPAEILSDERLLQSFGPALWNISKIPGGQGRTAVRPYKEID; encoded by the coding sequence ATGAAATATCAATCCTGCGACCACTGCTGCACCCGCATCGAAGGGATCACAGTCCGCTATGGCAGCAAAACGGTTCTGGACAATGTGAATCTGCACATCAACTGCAGGGAACTGCTGGCAATCGTAGGGCCGAACGGGGCTGGAAAAACTACACTCCTGAAAGCTCTGCTGGGAGAGATCAAGTACGAGGGAAAACAGGAATTCCGTTTGATGGGAAAACCAGCCAGACCTACCATCGGATATGTACCCCAGAAAGTAGTGCTTGATCCGGAGACTCCAGTCAGTGTGCTGGATTTGTTTGCTGCCGCTGTGGCCGGCAGGCCATGCTGGCTTTCAATTGGGAAGAGGATCAGAAAAACCGCAGCCGAGGCACTGGAAATGGTGACAGCCGGAAATTTGATCCGTCGCCGTCTCTGCGATCTTTCCGGAGGAGAACTGCAGCGTGTGCTGCTCGCTTTAGCCATCTCACCTGTTCCGAATCTGCTCCTGCTGGATGAAGCCATGGCAGCGGTTGATGTCGGCGGGATCTCGCTGTTTTACGATGTGATCAACCGGCTTAAGAAAATCCATGACATCTCGATTATTCTGGTGACTCACGATATCGCAGGCGTAGCTCAGTACGCGGACAGAATGGTACTTTTAGATCGCAAAGTAGTGGCAGATGGCGATCCGGCTGAGATCCTCTCGGATGAACGCCTGCTGCAAAGTTTCGGCCCGGCATTATGGAACATCTCGAAGATTCCTGGAGGGCAGGGGCGAACTGCCGTTCGCCCGTACAAAGAAATTGATTGA
- a CDS encoding metal ABC transporter permease, which produces MESWHALIAKLPFEWAHYRFMADALLAVLICCPLFSLIGTMVVSNHLVFFSDVLGHSALTGIAIGVLMGLGDPQWAMVGFAIMLAIGVNAVKKYTSAAPDTVLGVFFSAITALGIVILSRGGGFAKYTSFLIGDILAVGPVEIVRLCFALLLVLLLWYIGGNALLLVSVSPSLARSRGRNVFLIETIFSMLLAVVVTISIRLVGILIINSLLVLPAAAARNLARDTRAYTAWALLLSLISGVSGLIASYYWGTASGPTIVLFAAFLYAVTAVLRPQFRKN; this is translated from the coding sequence ATGGAATCCTGGCATGCTCTGATCGCGAAACTGCCGTTTGAATGGGCTCATTACCGCTTCATGGCAGATGCGCTGCTGGCGGTGCTGATCTGTTGCCCGCTGTTTTCCCTGATCGGGACTATGGTTGTCAGCAATCACCTGGTTTTCTTTTCTGATGTGCTGGGACATTCAGCCCTTACCGGCATTGCGATTGGAGTGCTGATGGGGCTGGGAGATCCTCAATGGGCAATGGTGGGATTCGCAATCATGCTGGCCATAGGCGTGAATGCGGTGAAAAAATACACCTCTGCTGCTCCGGATACAGTGCTGGGAGTGTTTTTCTCTGCCATTACAGCGCTCGGCATTGTAATTTTATCCCGGGGCGGTGGATTTGCGAAGTACACATCTTTTCTGATCGGGGATATTCTGGCTGTAGGCCCTGTAGAGATCGTTCGTCTGTGTTTTGCCCTTCTCCTGGTGCTCCTGCTCTGGTACATCGGGGGAAACGCGCTGCTGCTTGTCAGTGTCAGTCCTTCGCTTGCCAGGAGCAGGGGCAGGAATGTATTCCTGATCGAAACAATTTTTTCCATGCTGCTCGCGGTAGTGGTCACCATCTCGATCCGGCTGGTGGGAATCCTGATCATCAATTCTTTGCTGGTGCTGCCTGCCGCTGCAGCGCGCAACCTGGCGCGTGACACCCGCGCATATACTGCCTGGGCCCTTCTGCTGAGCCTGATTTCCGGAGTTTCCGGTTTGATCGCATCTTATTACTGGGGCACTGCCTCAGGACCGACGATCGTGCTTTTTGCGGCATTCCTGTATGCGGTCACAGCTGTTCTGCGCCCGCAGTTTCGAAAGAATTGA
- the ppdK gene encoding pyruvate, phosphate dikinase yields MTVKKTTAKKNDKYLYYFWGGKSEGDGKMKEILGGKGAGLAEMTKIGLPVPAGFTISIDACAEYFRLGRKFPEGLQDNVREYLIKMEKATGKKLGDPHDPLLVSVRSGAARSMPGMMETILNLGLNDKSVEGLAAKTNNPRFAYDAYRRFIQMYSTTAMGLSKEPMEEMLNEMKHHLGVKTDPEIPADQLKKLCGQFKDFYRQKKGSDFPQEPMEQLWGAVMAVFNSWEADKAVTYRRVEKILELKGTAVNIVQMVFGNKGDNSGTGVCFTRDPNSGENEFYGDTLINAQGEDVVAGIRTPLKLIELESKLPKAYKQLCNVRQILEKHYKEMQDIEFTIEDEKLYILQCRTGKRSPAATFRIAVDMVEEGLITKEEAVKRITPEDIERLFYPVIDPRTDKKILSQSRLASGINAVPGAATGEVVFTAAEAEAFAAKGHKVILVRKETSPEDVGGMHSSQGILTATGGKTSHAAVVARGWGKCCIVGCDSLDINYDQKLMKVGGRTIKQGEYITLDGSQGDIYAGKLELIKPELTPSFKTLMSWADQIRTLKVRTNADTPYDAENAIRLGAEGIGLTRTEHMFFDTEERRLAMQEMIVAGTPSERKKALAKLLPFQRDDFYGIFKAMAGYPVTIRLIDPPLHEFTPKDDAGVNKLSKITGFTPEAIRHRCEQLHEANPMLGHRGCRLCITYPEILEMQVTAIVEAAVHLTKENVKVYPEIMIPLTLDAHEFKIQEIQVREIADRIIHKSGVKLEYMVGTMIEIPRAALMADQIAEHAEFFSFGTNDLTQTTMGISRDDGGSFLPAYVKAGIFKDDPFQVLDFDGVGQLVRMAIERGRSIRKHLKVGICGEHGGEAKSVKFCHLVGMNYVSCSPYRVPIARLAAAQAALDYGDKQKTDAPKKTSKKEKSHS; encoded by the coding sequence ATGACCGTTAAGAAAACAACTGCAAAAAAAAATGATAAATATCTTTACTATTTCTGGGGCGGCAAGTCCGAAGGCGATGGAAAAATGAAGGAGATTCTCGGCGGAAAAGGTGCTGGTTTAGCCGAAATGACTAAGATCGGACTTCCTGTACCTGCCGGTTTCACCATTTCCATCGACGCCTGCGCGGAATACTTCAGACTCGGCCGGAAATTCCCCGAAGGCCTGCAGGACAATGTCAGGGAATACCTGATTAAAATGGAAAAGGCTACAGGCAAAAAGCTTGGTGATCCCCATGACCCGCTGCTGGTTTCAGTGCGCTCCGGCGCAGCCCGTTCCATGCCAGGCATGATGGAAACCATCCTCAATCTCGGCCTCAACGACAAATCAGTGGAAGGCCTGGCAGCCAAAACAAACAATCCCCGTTTTGCTTACGACGCGTATCGCCGTTTCATCCAGATGTACAGCACTACAGCCATGGGACTTTCCAAAGAACCCATGGAAGAAATGCTGAACGAAATGAAACATCATCTCGGAGTCAAGACTGATCCCGAGATTCCAGCTGATCAGCTGAAAAAACTCTGCGGTCAGTTCAAGGATTTCTACCGCCAGAAGAAAGGCAGCGACTTCCCTCAGGAACCGATGGAACAGCTCTGGGGCGCGGTCATGGCTGTCTTCAATTCCTGGGAAGCTGATAAAGCCGTAACATATCGCCGCGTGGAAAAGATCCTGGAACTCAAAGGCACTGCCGTCAACATCGTGCAGATGGTCTTCGGCAACAAAGGCGATAACTCAGGCACAGGCGTCTGTTTCACCCGCGACCCGAATTCCGGCGAAAACGAATTTTACGGAGACACGCTGATCAACGCCCAGGGCGAAGACGTGGTCGCAGGCATCCGGACTCCGCTGAAACTGATCGAGCTTGAGAGCAAACTGCCCAAGGCATATAAGCAGCTCTGCAATGTCCGCCAGATCCTTGAAAAGCATTACAAGGAAATGCAGGACATAGAATTCACCATCGAAGACGAGAAGCTGTACATACTTCAGTGCCGCACCGGCAAGCGCTCACCGGCAGCAACATTCCGCATCGCCGTTGACATGGTCGAAGAAGGCCTGATCACGAAGGAAGAAGCCGTCAAGCGCATCACTCCTGAAGACATCGAACGGCTTTTCTACCCGGTCATTGACCCGAGAACAGACAAGAAGATACTCTCCCAGTCCAGGCTTGCATCAGGCATCAACGCGGTTCCAGGAGCAGCTACCGGTGAAGTGGTTTTCACTGCAGCCGAAGCTGAGGCATTCGCAGCCAAGGGGCATAAAGTAATCCTGGTCCGCAAGGAGACAAGCCCTGAAGATGTCGGCGGCATGCACTCATCCCAGGGCATTCTTACAGCCACCGGCGGAAAGACTTCACACGCTGCAGTCGTAGCCCGCGGCTGGGGAAAATGCTGCATCGTGGGTTGCGACTCACTGGATATTAATTATGACCAGAAATTAATGAAAGTCGGCGGCAGAACTATCAAGCAGGGAGAATACATTACACTCGACGGTTCACAAGGCGACATCTATGCCGGCAAACTTGAACTGATCAAACCGGAGCTCACTCCAAGCTTTAAAACCCTGATGAGCTGGGCAGATCAGATTCGCACTCTCAAGGTCAGAACAAATGCCGACACCCCTTACGATGCTGAAAATGCTATTCGATTGGGCGCTGAAGGCATTGGCCTCACGAGGACCGAGCACATGTTCTTCGACACTGAAGAACGCCGCCTTGCCATGCAGGAAATGATCGTCGCCGGCACTCCCTCCGAGCGCAAGAAAGCCCTGGCCAAACTGCTTCCTTTCCAGAGGGACGACTTCTACGGTATTTTCAAGGCCATGGCAGGATACCCTGTGACAATCAGGCTGATCGATCCTCCGCTGCATGAATTCACACCAAAGGATGACGCTGGAGTGAACAAACTGTCTAAAATCACAGGTTTTACCCCTGAAGCCATCCGCCATCGCTGCGAGCAGTTGCATGAAGCCAACCCGATGCTCGGACACCGCGGCTGCAGGCTCTGCATCACCTATCCTGAAATTCTGGAAATGCAGGTAACAGCCATTGTTGAAGCTGCCGTACACCTCACCAAAGAAAACGTGAAAGTATATCCGGAGATCATGATCCCGCTGACTCTGGATGCCCATGAATTCAAGATCCAGGAAATCCAGGTCCGGGAAATTGCGGACAGAATTATCCATAAATCCGGAGTAAAGCTTGAATACATGGTGGGAACCATGATCGAGATCCCGCGGGCTGCATTAATGGCAGACCAGATCGCCGAACACGCTGAATTCTTCAGCTTTGGCACCAATGATCTGACCCAGACCACGATGGGCATCTCCCGCGATGACGGGGGCAGCTTCCTTCCGGCCTATGTAAAAGCTGGAATCTTCAAGGACGATCCCTTCCAGGTGCTGGACTTTGACGGTGTCGGTCAGCTTGTCCGCATGGCCATCGAACGCGGCCGCTCCATCCGCAAACACCTCAAAGTAGGGATCTGCGGCGAACACGGCGGCGAAGCTAAAAGTGTCAAGTTCTGCCATCTTGTAGGAATGAATTATGTTTCCTGCTCTCCCTACAGAGTGCCGATCGCCAGACTGGCAGCGGCACAGGCTGCTCTTGACTACGGAGATAAGCAGAAAACCGATGCTCCGAAAAAGACTTCCAAAAAGGAAAAATCGCATTCCTGA
- the rpmI gene encoding 50S ribosomal protein L35, with translation MPKMKTKRAACKRFSLTKSGKVKRSKAFKSHILTKKSRKRKRNLRKATLIHESQQKSAARMITA, from the coding sequence ATGCCCAAGATGAAAACTAAAAGAGCGGCCTGCAAGAGGTTTTCCCTCACTAAAAGCGGCAAGGTCAAGCGAAGCAAAGCCTTCAAAAGCCACATTCTGACTAAAAAATCAAGGAAACGCAAGAGAAACCTGCGCAAAGCGACACTGATCCACGAATCGCAGCAGAAGAGCGCAGCAAGGATGATTACCGCGTGA
- the infC gene encoding translation initiation factor IF-3, with amino-acid sequence MKGKVGNPKLPKVNFEIRVKEVRLVGPEAEQLGIVSFQDAMAKAREFELDLVEIAPQAVPPVCKIMDFGKYKYELRRKERDARKKQKVVEIKQLTMRLNIEDHDLGIKVKHALEFLAHEHKVKFILQLRGREIGNKEKPKVLFEKIVGLIGDAGKVEKEPDFRERQIIMLIAPKKIEKALKKEDSNAQDEN; translated from the coding sequence ATTAAAGGAAAAGTCGGAAATCCTAAGCTCCCGAAAGTCAACTTCGAGATCAGGGTGAAAGAGGTTCGCCTGGTTGGTCCCGAAGCTGAGCAGCTTGGAATTGTGAGCTTTCAAGATGCCATGGCCAAAGCCAGGGAATTTGAGCTGGACCTGGTGGAAATTGCTCCCCAGGCGGTTCCTCCGGTCTGCAAAATCATGGATTTCGGGAAGTACAAGTATGAATTGCGCCGCAAAGAGCGCGATGCCAGAAAAAAGCAGAAGGTCGTCGAGATCAAGCAGCTCACGATGAGGCTGAACATAGAGGATCACGACCTGGGGATCAAGGTCAAGCATGCCCTTGAATTTCTGGCTCATGAGCACAAAGTCAAATTTATCCTGCAGCTTCGCGGCAGGGAGATCGGGAACAAGGAAAAGCCAAAGGTGCTTTTTGAAAAAATAGTCGGGCTGATCGGCGATGCCGGCAAGGTGGAAAAAGAACCGGATTTCAGAGAACGTCAGATCATAATGCTTATAGCACCGAAGAAAATTGAAAAAGCTCTCAAGAAGGAGGACAGCAATGCCCAAGATGAAAACTAA
- the rplT gene encoding 50S ribosomal protein L20: MARVKGGVMTKKRHRKVLNRAKGFKNSRNVLYRTALNAIMKAMYYSFRDRKQKKRQMRRLWITRINLGCRKLGTSYSVFMNRLSKANVGLNRKILADMAVRDWDSFEKLVKQYGA; the protein is encoded by the coding sequence ATGGCTAGGGTCAAAGGCGGTGTCATGACCAAGAAAAGACACCGGAAAGTATTGAATCGCGCAAAGGGTTTTAAAAATTCGAGAAATGTGCTTTACAGGACCGCTCTCAACGCCATCATGAAGGCGATGTACTATTCCTTCAGGGACAGGAAACAAAAGAAACGCCAGATGCGCAGGCTCTGGATCACCAGGATCAACCTGGGCTGCAGGAAGCTCGGCACCAGTTACAGTGTTTTCATGAACAGGCTGAGCAAAGCCAATGTAGGGTTAAATCGCAAGATCCTCGCCGACATGGCAGTCCGGGACTGGGATTCTTTCGAAAAACTTGTCAAGCAGTATGGAGCTTAG
- a CDS encoding TolC family protein yields MRYSLIKSVLHLLFLLLLLFPLQAENLSFQDLLKLASDRNPKIKAMSEEVAAYQERIAPSTARPDPMLELGIKNMGLKDYNVGDEPNSGLPVYISQTIPRPHKLALQGEISEFQYQQKLQEAKALSLSIERQVKSLIFNLKYLHDSEEILKRQKSQMEKILKITKSRYGVGDILQSDITKAQLEVSKMDELILPLKEMIRSAEIRLNLLLDYPADRKLDVPKFSRIKSFPWELEKLRSLALASSPLTAEINLQILENESRVELSRRNFASDINLRLGYEYKESLTPMYELMAGFELPVHKSRKQEPLLRESETMLKKSRKELDAATNEIEAGLTENFYKLQSGLSIFRLYKEKLLPQARLAAESSSSNYTLGRIDYTALLDDIHEVYAFELSLIREQNQFWNMIAALEEITAASLVKWNDN; encoded by the coding sequence GTGAGGTACTCTTTGATAAAATCTGTTCTGCATCTGCTTTTTCTTTTGCTGTTACTGTTTCCGTTACAGGCCGAAAACCTATCATTTCAGGATCTCCTGAAACTTGCCTCTGATCGCAACCCTAAAATCAAAGCCATGTCTGAGGAAGTTGCTGCCTATCAGGAGCGGATCGCACCTTCCACAGCCAGGCCTGACCCGATGCTGGAACTGGGCATCAAGAACATGGGATTGAAAGACTATAATGTCGGGGACGAACCTAACAGCGGACTTCCAGTTTACATCTCGCAGACCATACCCAGACCGCACAAGCTGGCTCTGCAGGGCGAGATTTCTGAATTCCAGTATCAGCAGAAGCTGCAGGAAGCGAAGGCATTGAGTCTGTCGATTGAGCGACAGGTCAAATCACTGATTTTTAACCTTAAGTATCTGCATGATTCAGAAGAAATCCTCAAGCGTCAGAAATCCCAGATGGAAAAGATCCTGAAAATCACCAAGTCCAGATATGGCGTGGGCGACATCCTGCAGTCAGATATAACTAAAGCCCAGCTTGAAGTATCTAAAATGGACGAACTGATACTTCCCCTGAAAGAGATGATCAGGTCCGCTGAAATAAGGCTGAATCTGCTGCTGGATTATCCTGCGGATCGTAAGCTCGATGTTCCAAAATTCAGCCGGATCAAGTCATTCCCCTGGGAGCTGGAAAAGCTCAGAAGCCTGGCTCTAGCAAGTTCCCCGCTCACTGCGGAGATCAACCTGCAGATACTGGAAAATGAAAGCCGTGTGGAACTGTCCCGCAGGAATTTCGCATCAGACATCAATCTGCGCCTGGGTTATGAATACAAAGAATCACTTACGCCAATGTACGAATTGATGGCAGGATTCGAACTGCCTGTGCACAAATCCAGAAAACAGGAACCGCTGCTGAGAGAATCCGAGACCATGCTGAAAAAATCCAGGAAAGAGCTTGACGCAGCCACAAATGAAATCGAAGCCGGGCTGACCGAAAATTTCTATAAGCTGCAGTCCGGCCTTTCAATCTTCCGCCTGTATAAGGAGAAACTCCTGCCCCAGGCCAGACTTGCAGCAGAGTCATCATCCTCAAACTACACACTCGGCAGAATCGATTATACAGCCCTGCTTGACGATATCCATGAAGTCTATGCCTTTGAGCTTTCCCTGATCAGGGAACAGAATCAATTCTGGAACATGATCGCTGCTCTGGAAGAAATCACTGCCGCAAGTCTGGTGAAATGGAATGATAATTAA
- a CDS encoding heavy metal-binding domain-containing protein produces MKKAFLAILCLIFLSGCGAPDAGMAGKTEYYCPMHPTVVSDKPGSCPICGMDLVLSKSKAAE; encoded by the coding sequence ATGAAAAAAGCTTTCCTGGCAATTCTATGCTTGATCTTCCTCAGCGGATGCGGAGCTCCTGATGCAGGTATGGCCGGAAAAACTGAATACTACTGCCCGATGCATCCCACTGTTGTTTCGGATAAACCTGGCTCATGCCCGATCTGCGGGATGGATCTGGTGCTGAGTAAAAGTAAAGCTGCTGAATAG
- a CDS encoding metal ABC transporter substrate-binding protein, with protein sequence MKFWISLALFWLFNSCRPVGATGEISILASFYPIYIMARNITDGVPGVKLSNLTQPVTGCLHDYALSTNDMKKISGARVLLVNGAGMESFLDNVLRQFPSLTVIEASKGAELIKSGNGLNPHVWLSLDGASAEVANLAAGLASLDQEHADQYKTNAANYLAKLQTLKSRMVQELAPYKGSLIITFHEAFPYFARDFGLKIAAVVEREPGSTPGARELAATIALIRKYRIKALFIEPQYSPAAAQIISRETSLRAFTLDPAVTGPDGLDSYLQIMEKNLETLKEALGGS encoded by the coding sequence TTGAAATTCTGGATATCTCTGGCACTGTTCTGGCTGTTCAACAGCTGTAGACCGGTTGGAGCCACAGGCGAGATTTCCATCCTGGCCAGTTTCTACCCGATCTACATCATGGCTCGGAACATTACTGACGGAGTGCCTGGCGTGAAACTTTCCAATCTGACTCAGCCTGTCACTGGCTGCCTCCACGATTATGCGCTTTCCACCAATGACATGAAAAAAATCTCCGGTGCCCGGGTACTGCTGGTGAACGGTGCTGGAATGGAATCTTTCCTTGACAATGTCCTGCGGCAATTCCCTTCGCTTACAGTAATAGAAGCTTCCAAAGGAGCAGAGCTGATCAAATCCGGAAACGGTTTAAATCCTCATGTCTGGCTGAGCCTGGACGGAGCGAGCGCTGAAGTGGCTAACCTTGCCGCAGGCCTCGCAAGCCTTGACCAGGAACATGCGGATCAGTATAAAACGAATGCTGCGAATTATCTCGCAAAGCTTCAAACCTTGAAATCCCGCATGGTGCAGGAACTTGCTCCTTACAAGGGGAGTCTGATCATCACCTTCCATGAAGCCTTTCCATATTTCGCCAGGGATTTCGGTCTGAAAATCGCAGCAGTAGTAGAGCGCGAGCCCGGCTCGACACCCGGTGCCAGGGAACTGGCTGCGACAATTGCGCTGATCAGAAAATACAGGATCAAAGCTCTGTTCATTGAACCCCAGTATTCTCCTGCTGCTGCTCAGATCATCAGCCGGGAAACCAGTCTCAGGGCTTTTACACTTGACCCGGCCGTCACAGGGCCGGACGGGCTGGACTCATATCTGCAGATCATGGAAAAGAATCTGGAAACATTAAAAGAAGCTCTGGGTGGTTCATGA
- a CDS encoding efflux RND transporter periplasmic adaptor subunit: MQAKKVRYRSTMNPKETSDQPGKDSMGMEMVTFEVTGNETQSDRVTVIVSPEQSRLIGVKTVKVESMPIRKTIHAAGRVDYAEPNLYIVNTKFGGFIETLQADYTGKQVEKGDPLFSIYSPELIAAEQEYLLVRRSMGSGDAEIVKSPRQKLLYWDITSEQIARLEKNGIPDKTITISSPARGIIVEKSVSAGQKIMAGEMLFKIADLSKVWIYGEIYEYELGFVQNSQEVKFSLKAYPGEEFSGRIDYIYPTVDPETHTIKIRIVAENLDLKLKPEMFTNLELLSDLGSRLAIPTSAVLDAGNRKIAFVDLGGGMLEPRDLKLGVQGNDYYEVLSGVASGETVVVSANFLIDSESSLKAALQQFEKK; encoded by the coding sequence GTGCAGGCAAAAAAAGTCAGATACCGTTCCACCATGAATCCCAAAGAGACTTCAGATCAGCCTGGAAAAGATTCAATGGGTATGGAAATGGTTACCTTTGAAGTGACGGGAAACGAAACTCAATCAGACCGGGTTACAGTGATTGTTTCACCTGAACAGAGCAGGCTGATCGGCGTCAAAACCGTTAAAGTTGAATCAATGCCAATCAGGAAAACCATCCACGCTGCCGGCAGAGTGGATTACGCTGAACCAAATCTGTACATAGTCAACACCAAGTTCGGGGGATTCATTGAGACCCTGCAGGCTGATTACACAGGCAAACAGGTGGAAAAAGGCGATCCGCTCTTCTCCATCTACAGCCCGGAGCTGATCGCGGCAGAGCAGGAGTACTTACTGGTCAGGAGATCCATGGGCTCAGGCGATGCGGAGATTGTGAAAAGCCCCAGGCAGAAGCTCCTATACTGGGACATTACTTCTGAACAGATCGCCAGACTGGAAAAAAACGGCATTCCGGATAAGACAATCACGATTTCCTCGCCTGCCAGAGGCATAATCGTGGAAAAATCAGTTTCAGCAGGCCAGAAAATCATGGCAGGAGAAATGCTTTTCAAAATCGCGGATCTTTCCAAAGTCTGGATCTATGGCGAAATTTATGAATATGAACTGGGTTTCGTTCAGAACTCCCAGGAAGTGAAATTCAGCCTCAAGGCTTATCCTGGTGAAGAATTCAGCGGTAGAATCGATTACATCTACCCCACTGTTGACCCTGAGACACACACTATCAAAATCCGTATCGTTGCTGAAAACCTGGACCTGAAGCTGAAACCCGAAATGTTCACGAATCTGGAACTGTTATCGGATCTTGGCAGCCGCCTCGCCATCCCAACCAGTGCAGTCCTTGATGCAGGCAACCGCAAGATCGCTTTTGTGGATCTGGGCGGAGGCATGTTAGAGCCGCGCGATCTGAAACTTGGTGTTCAGGGAAATGATTATTACGAAGTCTTGAGTGGTGTGGCATCAGGCGAAACAGTCGTTGTTTCAGCCAATTTCCTGATCGACTCGGAGTCAAGTCTGAAAGCGGCATTGCAACAGTTTGAAAAAAAATAA